From Streptomyces sp. TLI_053, a single genomic window includes:
- a CDS encoding GNAT family N-acetyltransferase, with translation MTDLHTDRLLIRRWRESDLEPWAAMNADPEVRQHLGEPLSRARSDESVARFEAAIDRRGYGWWAVEVRETDEFVGFAGLDDVDYEAPFTGVEIGWRLARSAWGHGYATEAARAVLAFGFDTLELPEILAVTTATNLRSQAVMTRLGMTRDPACDFDDLDAPEGPLRPNVLFRLARPVTS, from the coding sequence ATGACCGATCTGCACACCGACCGTCTCCTGATCCGCCGCTGGCGGGAGTCCGATCTCGAACCCTGGGCGGCGATGAACGCCGACCCCGAGGTCCGGCAGCACCTGGGCGAGCCGCTCAGCCGGGCGCGCAGCGACGAGTCCGTGGCGCGCTTCGAGGCCGCCATCGACCGGCGCGGTTACGGCTGGTGGGCGGTCGAGGTCCGGGAGACCGACGAGTTCGTCGGATTCGCCGGACTGGACGACGTCGACTACGAGGCGCCGTTCACCGGTGTGGAGATCGGCTGGCGGCTCGCCCGTTCCGCCTGGGGCCACGGCTACGCCACCGAGGCCGCCCGTGCCGTCCTCGCCTTCGGCTTCGACACCCTGGAGCTCCCGGAGATCCTCGCCGTCACCACCGCGACCAACCTCCGCTCCCAGGCGGTGATGACCCGGCTCGGCATGACCCGCGACCCGGCGTGTGACTTCGACGACCTCGACGCGCCCGAGGGGCCGCTGCGCCCCAATGTCCTCTTCCGGCTGGCCCGGCCGGTCACGTCCTGA
- a CDS encoding NAD-dependent epimerase/dehydratase family protein — MKVLLTGATGYIGSALTEHLTTAGHQVVALTRGAEPQPGRGWHAQLVGDTADPASLAGAVTPDIEAVIHLAPPSGDAEVDTAVVEALAAPLRGTGRPFVYTSGVWVLGATGQAQEVGEEAPVDPIDIVGHRPRIERRVLDEAAEGVRAVVVRPGIVYGRGGGIPAILVDRARTQGTPEYYGEEGVRWPTVHVDDLAELFLAAVERAGAGTVWHGVGESAVPVREIARAAGRAAGAAGDPKAVPVAQAAEVFGPLFADALALDQSVSGAAARTALGWKPDRPGVVAELESGSY; from the coding sequence ATGAAGGTCCTGCTCACGGGTGCCACGGGCTACATCGGCTCCGCCCTCACCGAGCACCTCACCACCGCCGGCCACCAGGTCGTCGCGCTCACCCGCGGCGCCGAGCCGCAGCCCGGCCGCGGCTGGCACGCCCAGCTGGTCGGCGACACCGCCGACCCGGCCTCGCTCGCCGGGGCGGTGACCCCCGACATCGAGGCCGTGATCCACCTCGCCCCGCCGAGCGGCGACGCCGAGGTCGACACCGCCGTCGTCGAGGCGCTCGCCGCCCCGCTGCGCGGCACCGGCCGCCCGTTCGTCTACACCAGCGGCGTCTGGGTGCTCGGCGCCACCGGGCAGGCCCAGGAGGTCGGCGAGGAGGCCCCGGTCGACCCGATCGACATCGTCGGCCACCGCCCCCGGATCGAGCGGCGGGTGCTCGACGAGGCCGCCGAGGGCGTGCGCGCGGTCGTCGTCCGGCCCGGCATCGTGTACGGGCGCGGCGGCGGCATCCCCGCGATCCTGGTCGACCGGGCCCGCACCCAGGGGACGCCCGAGTACTACGGCGAGGAGGGCGTGCGCTGGCCGACCGTGCACGTCGACGACCTGGCCGAGCTGTTCCTCGCGGCGGTCGAGCGGGCCGGGGCCGGGACCGTCTGGCACGGCGTGGGCGAGTCGGCCGTCCCGGTGCGGGAGATCGCCCGGGCCGCCGGCCGGGCGGCCGGTGCGGCCGGCGACCCGAAGGCCGTGCCGGTCGCGCAGGCCGCCGAGGTGTTCGGCCCGCTGTTCGCGGACGCGCTCGCCCTCGACCAGAGCGTCAGCGGCGCCGCCGCCCGCACCGCGCTCGGCTGGAAGCCGGACCGGCCGGGCGTGGTGGCCGAGCTGGAGTCGGGCTCGTACTGA
- a CDS encoding MarR family transcriptional regulator: MTDATEQQPQYDGVDRITAQWHAVRPDLDTSPMAVIGRLSRASRLLERGIKENLAAHGVESWEFDVLATLLRSGPPNVLTAGELSAAAMVSSAALTNRIDHLVEKGLVDRAVDPAHRRRVLISLTDTGRDLTDRLVEHHLAGEERQLAGLTTAEREQLTDLLRRVLLTLGDHADDPH, translated from the coding sequence ATGACGGACGCGACGGAACAGCAGCCGCAGTACGACGGCGTCGACCGCATCACCGCCCAGTGGCACGCGGTCCGCCCCGACCTCGACACCTCGCCGATGGCCGTGATCGGCCGCCTCTCCCGCGCCTCCCGGCTGCTGGAACGCGGCATCAAGGAGAACCTCGCCGCCCACGGCGTGGAGTCCTGGGAGTTCGACGTCCTGGCCACCCTGCTCCGCTCCGGCCCGCCGAACGTCCTCACCGCCGGCGAACTCAGCGCCGCCGCGATGGTCAGCTCCGCCGCGCTCACCAACCGCATCGACCACCTCGTCGAGAAGGGCCTGGTGGACCGGGCCGTCGACCCCGCCCACCGCCGCCGGGTCCTGATCTCCCTCACCGACACCGGCCGCGACCTCACCGACCGCCTCGTCGAGCACCACCTCGCCGGCGAGGAGCGCCAGCTCGCCGGCCTCACCACCGCCGAACGCGAGCAGCTCACCGACCTGCTCCGCCGTGTCCTCCTCACCCTCGGCGACCACGCCGACGATCCGCACTGA
- a CDS encoding MOSC domain-containing protein produces MSGTVTAVSSSGEYTFTKPNRASITLVAGHGVAGDVHAGVTVKHRSRVAQDPTQPNLRQVHLIHEELFAEVAEQGFAVAPGELGENVTTCGIDLLGLPVGALLRIGADAVVEVTGLRNPCLQIDAFRDGLLKQVVGRDEEGNIVRRAGIMGVVRAGGTIHPGDTVEAELPPPPHRPLDRV; encoded by the coding sequence ATGAGCGGAACGGTCACGGCGGTCAGCAGCAGCGGCGAGTACACCTTCACCAAGCCGAACCGGGCGAGCATCACCCTGGTCGCCGGGCACGGCGTGGCGGGCGACGTGCACGCGGGGGTGACCGTCAAGCACCGCTCCCGCGTCGCGCAGGACCCTACGCAGCCGAATCTTCGGCAAGTCCACCTCATCCACGAGGAGTTGTTCGCCGAGGTGGCCGAGCAGGGGTTCGCGGTGGCGCCCGGCGAGCTGGGCGAGAACGTCACCACGTGCGGGATCGACCTGCTCGGCCTGCCGGTCGGCGCCCTGCTGCGGATCGGCGCCGATGCGGTGGTCGAGGTCACCGGGCTGCGCAACCCGTGCCTGCAGATCGACGCGTTCCGGGACGGCCTGCTGAAGCAGGTCGTGGGCCGCGACGAGGAGGGCAACATCGTCCGCAGGGCCGGGATCATGGGCGTGGTCCGCGCGGGCGGCACGATCCACCCCGGTGACACGGTCGAGGCCGAACTGCCGCCCCCGCCGCACCGCCCGCTCGACCGCGTCTGA
- a CDS encoding ATP-grasp domain-containing protein, which yields MTPLLLLAPRINETGLHLLTHARRRGLRAHTAVRWEVPAELAGLRPAHLYGGPLFADVAAGALDVAPLEPPADWLAGLPHELTARQVTCVALAEARRLRRPAFLKPPTDKLFAARVYPDGSGLPGPDALDDDTPVLVSDIVAFAVEYRLFVLDGAVRAASRYAADGGLAVSPEVPPDALAFAADVLAAGGLPSAVVVDVGRLADGTWAVVEANPAWASGGYACDPEAVLDVVLRAAGPADALAPGDAAFARAAPEVVR from the coding sequence ATGACCCCGCTCCTGCTGCTCGCACCCCGGATCAACGAGACCGGTCTGCACCTGCTCACCCACGCCCGTCGGCGCGGGCTGCGGGCGCACACCGCCGTCCGCTGGGAGGTCCCGGCGGAGCTCGCCGGGCTGCGCCCCGCGCACCTGTACGGCGGGCCGCTGTTCGCCGACGTGGCGGCGGGAGCGCTGGATGTCGCGCCGCTGGAGCCGCCGGCGGACTGGCTCGCCGGGCTTCCGCATGAGCTGACGGCCCGTCAGGTGACCTGCGTCGCGCTGGCCGAGGCCCGCCGGCTGCGTCGGCCCGCCTTCCTCAAGCCGCCCACCGACAAGCTGTTCGCCGCCCGGGTGTACCCCGACGGCAGCGGACTGCCCGGCCCGGACGCCCTGGACGACGACACCCCGGTGCTGGTCAGCGACATCGTCGCGTTCGCGGTCGAGTACCGCCTGTTCGTCCTGGACGGCGCGGTGCGGGCGGCGAGCCGGTACGCCGCGGACGGCGGGCTCGCGGTGTCGCCGGAGGTTCCGCCGGACGCGCTCGCGTTCGCGGCGGACGTGCTGGCGGCGGGCGGTCTGCCGAGCGCCGTCGTGGTCGACGTCGGCCGCCTCGCCGACGGCACCTGGGCGGTCGTGGAGGCCAACCCGGCCTGGGCCAGCGGTGGTTACGCCTGCGACCCGGAGGCGGTGCTGGACGTGGTGCTGCGCGCCGCCGGTCCGGCGGACGCACTGGCGCCCGGCGACGCCGCGTTCGCCCGGGCGGCGCCGGAGGTCGTCCGCTGA
- a CDS encoding TioE family transcriptional regulator yields MKRLRPVDLGREHGLSAQAVRNYEQDGFLPAAERTPTGYRIYTGLHAAALRTFLALVRAYGHATAGAVMNAVHAGRTDDALTALDHGHAQLLRDRETLASVRGAVEHLAEADGPAPGDDAGGTGTGSGTGTGTGNRSGTASGTGPFPLSIGEVAHRLRLTPATLRTWEAAGILLPARDRATGHRLFHPVDVRDAQLAHLLRRGGYRLPHIAAVVGQIRTAGGTGALSAALADWQERLTVRGLAMLSAAAHLDTYLTAAADPDGRAGPGRADPGHACPGGQSGPGR; encoded by the coding sequence ATGAAGAGACTGCGCCCGGTCGACCTGGGACGCGAGCACGGCCTCTCCGCGCAGGCCGTCCGCAACTACGAGCAGGACGGCTTCCTTCCGGCCGCCGAACGGACACCCACCGGGTACCGGATCTACACCGGGCTGCACGCGGCGGCGCTGCGCACCTTCCTCGCCCTCGTCCGCGCCTACGGGCACGCGACCGCCGGCGCGGTCATGAACGCCGTCCACGCGGGCCGCACCGACGACGCCCTGACCGCACTCGACCACGGCCATGCCCAACTGCTCCGCGACCGGGAGACGCTCGCCTCGGTCCGCGGGGCGGTCGAGCACCTGGCGGAGGCCGACGGCCCCGCGCCCGGGGACGACGCCGGCGGGACCGGGACCGGGAGCGGGACCGGGACCGGGACCGGGAACAGGAGTGGGACCGCGAGCGGCACCGGCCCGTTCCCGCTCAGCATCGGCGAAGTGGCGCACCGCCTCCGGCTCACCCCGGCCACCCTGCGCACCTGGGAGGCGGCCGGCATCCTGCTCCCCGCCCGCGACCGCGCGACCGGCCACCGCCTCTTCCACCCGGTCGACGTCCGCGACGCACAACTCGCCCACCTGCTGCGGCGCGGCGGCTACCGACTGCCGCACATCGCGGCCGTCGTCGGCCAGATCCGCACCGCGGGCGGCACCGGCGCACTCTCCGCCGCACTGGCCGACTGGCAGGAACGGCTCACCGTCAGGGGCCTGGCCATGCTGAGCGCGGCCGCCCACCTGGACACCTATCTGACGGCGGCCGCCGACCCCGACGGCCGCGCCGGCCCCGGCCGGGCCGACCCCGGCCACGCCTGTCCCGGCGGGCAGTCCGGCCCCGGCAGGTAG
- a CDS encoding siderophore-interacting protein has product MVRTARITRHMARITLGGPSLAGFVNGGLDQRVKLLLPLPGQSEPLMPEGEDDFAWYQHWRTMDPAVRPVLRTYTVRAQRHDPDEVDIDIAVNGDHGPGSRWAETAAPGDRVVVCGPAVEEAGGVEFRLPEGADWVLLAGDESTLPAVAAILDELPAGLPVRVFAEVEGPSEHDYLPADRPGTSITWLHRGTPGTPALPAAVRAAELPSGTPYAWIAGEAAAVRELRRHLVGERGYDRRAVCFMGYWRLGTTEDQRADEPAESDAD; this is encoded by the coding sequence GTGGTCCGGACCGCCAGGATCACCCGGCACATGGCCCGCATCACCCTGGGCGGCCCCAGCCTCGCCGGGTTCGTCAACGGCGGGCTCGACCAGCGGGTGAAGCTCCTGCTGCCGCTCCCCGGACAGAGCGAACCCCTGATGCCCGAGGGCGAGGACGACTTCGCCTGGTACCAGCACTGGCGCACGATGGACCCGGCCGTCCGCCCGGTGCTGCGCACCTACACCGTCCGCGCGCAGCGCCACGACCCCGACGAGGTCGACATCGACATCGCCGTCAACGGCGACCACGGCCCCGGCTCCCGCTGGGCGGAGACGGCGGCGCCCGGTGACCGGGTGGTCGTCTGCGGGCCGGCGGTCGAGGAGGCCGGCGGCGTCGAGTTCCGACTGCCCGAAGGGGCGGACTGGGTGCTGCTGGCGGGGGACGAGTCCACCCTGCCCGCCGTGGCCGCGATCCTCGACGAACTGCCCGCCGGCCTGCCGGTCCGGGTGTTCGCCGAGGTCGAGGGGCCGTCGGAGCACGACTACCTCCCCGCCGACCGGCCCGGCACCTCGATCACCTGGCTGCACCGGGGCACGCCGGGCACCCCCGCCCTGCCCGCCGCCGTCCGCGCCGCCGAACTGCCCTCCGGCACGCCGTACGCGTGGATCGCCGGGGAGGCGGCGGCCGTCCGCGAACTCCGCCGCCACCTGGTCGGCGAGCGCGGCTACGACCGGCGCGCCGTCTGCTTCATGGGGTACTGGCGCCTCGGCACCACCGAGGACCAGCGTGCCGACGAACCGGCGGAGTCGGACGCCGACTGA
- a CDS encoding PQQ-binding-like beta-propeller repeat protein — MTPDPHPAEPATPVGARPAIHRRRLLLSTVGGLGALAVPAGVRWWADRVPVRGPRIWSTAATGGRMVLPSGPRESLYVSGYDGAVRAHDPHTGTVRWSRAVTTADAADSPGGWPLAAGNGTVCVNSATGVRALDAASGQVRWEVPVPDWPDLPAEQGVVVVGDRVLTGYGNALRCHDLATGEVRWSTPANVSPLPLVAGDTVYVPGRTGGLFAFDTQSGAQRWAQDAVGPVDFAPTAHRGVLHTVSNDPATGGSTVHALDAASGRPLWRRAQRRALGELAVADGTVCLLSGSDLTALDAATGDTRWTATVPRGLGRGMSTAAAAGGVVYIGTNDYRVFAHDLATGRLHWRDEPDRLAADTEYTRIALAAVGPAVFRAGRTGIQALGTLPAA; from the coding sequence GTGACCCCTGACCCGCACCCCGCCGAGCCCGCGACCCCCGTCGGCGCCCGGCCCGCGATCCACCGCCGCCGACTGCTGCTCAGCACCGTCGGCGGCCTCGGTGCCCTCGCCGTCCCGGCCGGCGTCCGGTGGTGGGCGGACCGCGTGCCCGTGCGCGGCCCCCGGATCTGGAGCACGGCCGCCACCGGTGGGCGGATGGTCCTCCCCTCGGGGCCGCGCGAGAGCCTCTACGTGTCGGGGTACGACGGCGCCGTCCGGGCCCACGACCCGCACACCGGCACCGTCCGCTGGAGCCGGGCGGTGACCACCGCCGACGCCGCCGACTCCCCGGGCGGCTGGCCGCTCGCCGCCGGGAACGGCACGGTCTGCGTGAACTCCGCGACCGGCGTCCGGGCCCTCGACGCGGCGTCGGGGCAGGTGCGTTGGGAGGTCCCGGTCCCGGACTGGCCGGACCTTCCGGCGGAACAGGGCGTCGTGGTCGTCGGCGACCGCGTCCTGACGGGGTACGGGAACGCCCTCCGCTGTCACGACCTGGCCACCGGCGAGGTCCGCTGGAGCACTCCGGCGAACGTCTCGCCGCTGCCGCTCGTGGCCGGCGACACCGTGTACGTCCCCGGCCGGACGGGCGGACTGTTCGCCTTCGACACGCAGAGCGGTGCGCAGCGCTGGGCGCAGGACGCGGTCGGCCCGGTCGACTTCGCGCCGACCGCGCACCGGGGCGTCCTCCACACGGTGAGCAACGACCCCGCGACGGGAGGGTCGACCGTGCACGCCCTGGACGCGGCCTCGGGCCGGCCGCTGTGGCGGCGCGCGCAGCGCCGCGCCCTGGGCGAACTCGCGGTGGCCGACGGGACGGTGTGCCTGTTGAGCGGCAGCGATCTGACCGCCCTGGACGCGGCCACGGGCGACACCCGTTGGACCGCCACCGTCCCCAGGGGCCTGGGCCGGGGCATGAGCACGGCGGCAGCGGCGGGCGGCGTGGTCTACATCGGGACGAACGACTACCGCGTCTTCGCCCACGACCTCGCCACCGGCCGGCTCCACTGGCGCGACGAACCGGACCGCCTCGCCGCCGACACCGAGTACACCCGGATCGCCCTGGCCGCCGTCGGCCCCGCCGTCTTCCGGGCCGGCCGCACCGGCATCCAGGCCCTCGGCACCCTCCCGGCCGCCTGA
- a CDS encoding RES family NAD+ phosphorylase, which translates to MPDVKVPGPAARATPHLEVLPAGTVLHRVHPAAYPATSFNPHPSDSHYEGGRFCSYQGDGSHLPYLYAGFSQRTAVMETLVRSIPFDESGWRRIRRASVRGRVLSRIETTCDITLVGLMTLDQLAAVHQDEWLIHSTPDEYPRTRRWAAWIRGRAPEALGLHWPSKRDLGGSSCILYEHEDAAALVKPADVAPVPLDTAEGAALLNQLLAPARTRVEPPRRQGS; encoded by the coding sequence ATGCCCGACGTGAAGGTCCCCGGCCCGGCCGCGCGCGCCACCCCGCACCTCGAGGTGCTGCCCGCCGGCACCGTGCTGCACCGGGTGCACCCGGCCGCCTACCCGGCCACCTCGTTCAACCCGCACCCCTCCGACAGCCACTACGAGGGCGGCCGGTTCTGCTCCTACCAGGGCGACGGCAGCCATCTGCCGTACCTGTACGCGGGGTTCTCGCAGCGCACGGCCGTGATGGAGACGCTGGTCCGGAGCATCCCCTTCGACGAGAGCGGCTGGCGCCGGATCAGGCGCGCCTCGGTCCGGGGCCGGGTGCTCTCGCGGATCGAGACCACCTGCGACATCACACTGGTCGGCCTGATGACGCTGGACCAGCTCGCGGCCGTCCACCAGGACGAGTGGCTGATCCACTCCACCCCGGACGAGTACCCGCGCACCCGCCGCTGGGCCGCCTGGATCCGCGGCCGGGCACCGGAGGCGCTCGGCCTGCACTGGCCGTCCAAGCGGGACCTGGGCGGCAGTTCCTGCATCCTCTACGAACACGAGGACGCCGCCGCCCTGGTGAAGCCGGCCGACGTCGCCCCCGTCCCGCTGGACACCGCCGAGGGCGCCGCGCTGCTCAACCAGTTGCTCGCCCCCGCCCGCACCCGCGTCGAACCGCCGCGACGGCAGGGCTCGTAG
- a CDS encoding AAA family ATPase: MSAEQQGNGPDGLRKDAPPPGSGATEADPGPVTPSWIRELDMALTVHPQVLLTGNVRDQYLLPDDHAAGSSATLAPYSLGGVIESLCAARGYGALAFLDQVHERITLLRLSATVDQMPAVLREFAEQDEKWRRGRDGRGADGGDDEDEPEMLDRLRDAMVGVVHHPGPPIGLVVPYSGRLGSPQAPVVGEAARLFAAAEELGHTARPVQGASAVTPYNTVFWVVERQEELPREFAVGSRALRVISVPQPPHDQRLAVARHVVGGLSRYQAATGGPALTGAETAAAAKALADSSHGMGSSEVMAIGRMALDRNLPVQRLDEAARLYRIGVLDNPWATAELRERIAAGEEFLNGKVIGQPYAVRRTLEIFMRSAAGLNGAQASSSPSRPRGTLFLSGPTGVGKTELAKGVAEMILGKDARPIRFDMSEFAEEHARDRLIGAPPGFVGHDAGGELTNAVRANPMSVLLFDEIDKANPRLFDLFLQILEDGRLTDGRGATVYFTECVLIFTSNLGVAASVEDELPKGGAGAGEADGAAGTTDGAAGAVADGAGSSGATGTAPRTGRRRLSRHDDPTIVRRSLREAFDIFFNDTIKRPELRNRFGDNFIPMDFMQEKWVPQILDKAIASVAGRVLEAHGAELMLADDAWEVLRVEANRRLDHGGRGVLTAVESALVNPLAGEVFRTPPRRGERLRVVAIEGDGDGEGYRLEVER; this comes from the coding sequence GTGAGCGCTGAGCAGCAGGGGAACGGGCCGGACGGCCTGCGCAAGGACGCGCCGCCGCCCGGCTCCGGTGCCACCGAGGCCGACCCCGGCCCCGTGACACCGAGTTGGATCCGCGAGCTGGACATGGCGCTCACCGTCCACCCGCAGGTGCTGCTGACCGGGAACGTCCGGGACCAGTACCTGCTGCCAGACGACCACGCGGCCGGCAGCAGTGCCACCCTCGCGCCGTACAGCCTCGGCGGGGTGATCGAGTCGCTCTGCGCCGCCCGGGGTTACGGCGCGCTCGCCTTCCTCGACCAGGTGCACGAGCGGATCACGCTGCTGCGGCTGAGCGCGACCGTCGACCAGATGCCGGCGGTGCTGCGGGAGTTCGCCGAACAGGACGAGAAGTGGCGGCGCGGCCGGGACGGTCGGGGCGCGGACGGCGGCGACGACGAGGACGAGCCGGAGATGCTGGACCGGCTGCGCGACGCCATGGTGGGTGTCGTGCACCACCCCGGCCCGCCGATCGGCCTGGTCGTGCCCTACTCCGGCCGGCTCGGTTCGCCGCAGGCACCCGTCGTCGGGGAGGCCGCCCGGCTGTTCGCGGCCGCCGAGGAACTGGGCCACACCGCCCGGCCGGTGCAGGGCGCGAGCGCCGTCACCCCGTACAACACGGTGTTCTGGGTGGTGGAACGGCAGGAGGAGCTGCCCCGGGAGTTCGCGGTCGGCAGCCGGGCGCTGCGGGTGATCAGCGTCCCGCAGCCGCCGCACGACCAGCGGCTCGCCGTCGCCCGGCACGTGGTCGGCGGGCTGTCCCGCTACCAGGCGGCGACCGGCGGACCGGCCCTCACCGGGGCCGAGACCGCGGCGGCCGCCAAGGCGCTCGCCGACTCCTCGCACGGCATGGGCAGTTCGGAGGTGATGGCGATCGGCCGGATGGCCCTGGACCGGAACCTGCCGGTGCAGCGGCTGGACGAGGCCGCCCGCCTCTACCGGATCGGCGTGCTCGACAATCCGTGGGCCACCGCCGAACTGCGTGAACGCATCGCCGCGGGCGAGGAGTTCCTCAACGGCAAGGTGATCGGCCAGCCGTACGCGGTGCGCCGCACCCTGGAGATCTTCATGCGCTCGGCGGCCGGGCTGAACGGCGCCCAGGCGTCCAGCTCGCCGAGCCGGCCGCGCGGCACCCTGTTCCTCTCCGGTCCGACCGGTGTCGGAAAGACCGAACTCGCCAAGGGCGTGGCCGAGATGATCCTCGGCAAGGACGCCCGGCCGATCCGTTTCGACATGAGCGAGTTCGCCGAGGAGCACGCCCGGGACCGGCTGATCGGCGCCCCGCCCGGCTTCGTCGGTCACGACGCCGGCGGTGAACTCACCAACGCCGTCCGGGCGAACCCGATGAGCGTGCTGCTCTTCGACGAGATCGACAAGGCGAACCCCCGGCTGTTCGACCTCTTCCTCCAGATCCTGGAGGACGGCCGGCTCACCGACGGCCGGGGCGCCACCGTGTACTTCACCGAGTGCGTGCTGATCTTCACCTCGAACCTCGGCGTCGCGGCCTCCGTGGAGGACGAGTTGCCGAAGGGCGGTGCGGGCGCCGGCGAGGCGGACGGCGCCGCGGGTACGACGGACGGCGCCGCGGGTGCCGTCGCCGACGGTGCCGGGAGCAGCGGCGCCACCGGGACCGCTCCCCGAACCGGCCGGCGCCGACTGAGCCGCCACGACGATCCGACGATCGTCCGCCGGAGCCTGCGGGAAGCCTTCGACATCTTCTTCAACGACACCATCAAGCGGCCCGAACTGCGCAACCGCTTCGGTGACAACTTCATCCCGATGGACTTCATGCAGGAGAAGTGGGTGCCGCAGATCCTCGACAAGGCCATCGCCTCCGTCGCGGGCCGCGTCCTGGAGGCCCACGGCGCCGAGCTGATGCTCGCCGACGACGCGTGGGAGGTGCTGCGGGTCGAGGCGAACAGGCGGCTGGACCACGGTGGCCGGGGGGTGCTGACCGCCGTCGAGTCGGCGCTGGTCAACCCGCTCGCCGGAGAGGTCTTCCGGACCCCGCCCCGGCGGGGCGAGCGGCTCCGGGTGGTCGCGATCGAGGGCGACGGGGACGGCGAGGGCTACCGGCTGGAGGTAGAGCGGTGA
- a CDS encoding 4Fe-4S cluster-binding domain-containing protein, whose amino-acid sequence MTGPSPAGGVPAAGGAAVVAGVPTAADVTTAGGVAALVAQVYRPVTSLGPGRRLGVWFQGCTLACAGCMSRHTWTAAGGRELTVERFAALWRSALDDGLDGLTVSGGEPLEQPAALAALLAAADAGRRRAGRPADLLVYTGWEPEELAADPATAAALEGADAVITGRYRAGLPTRLAWRGSANQRLTTRTPLGRERYAPYLDHRPERPELQVRVSEGEVRVIGVPRPGDLGRIERDLVRRGVTLRETSWRP is encoded by the coding sequence GTGACAGGGCCGAGCCCGGCCGGTGGTGTCCCGGCCGCCGGCGGCGCCGCAGTCGTTGCCGGCGTCCCGACCGCCGCCGACGTCACGACCGCCGGCGGCGTCGCGGCCCTCGTCGCACAGGTCTACCGGCCGGTGACCTCGCTCGGGCCCGGCCGACGGCTCGGCGTCTGGTTCCAGGGCTGCACGCTGGCCTGCGCCGGATGCATGTCCCGGCACACCTGGACGGCCGCCGGCGGACGGGAGTTGACCGTCGAGCGGTTCGCCGCCCTGTGGCGGTCGGCGCTCGACGACGGCCTCGACGGTCTCACCGTCAGCGGCGGTGAACCGCTGGAGCAGCCGGCCGCCCTCGCCGCGCTGCTCGCCGCCGCCGACGCCGGGCGCCGCCGCGCCGGACGCCCGGCCGACCTGCTGGTGTACACGGGCTGGGAACCGGAGGAACTGGCCGCCGACCCGGCCACCGCCGCCGCGCTGGAGGGCGCGGACGCGGTGATCACCGGCCGCTACCGGGCGGGCCTGCCCACCCGGCTGGCCTGGCGCGGCTCGGCCAACCAGCGGCTGACCACCCGCACGCCGCTCGGGCGGGAGCGGTACGCGCCCTACCTGGACCACCGGCCGGAACGGCCCGAGCTCCAGGTGCGGGTGAGCGAGGGCGAGGTCCGGGTGATCGGGGTGCCGCGCCCCGGTGACCTGGGCCGGATCGAACGGGACCTGGTCCGACGCGGCGTGACCCTCCGGGAGACCTCGTGGCGACCGTGA
- a CDS encoding FHA domain-containing protein: MATVIYRCPVGAPGECPPSANRGYCQVHMFQQLERYEPVEDAPPVDAPPTDAPPAGAPARPGPGPGTDPEAVTRPARPAEPRRAPGPRPHQGQQQGRQPRPARPPVVRLALVVAGVLLPVAAEHRRGGGGLAIGRDEPDCAAIPGLAGLDQLSRHHARLRWIDGALYVEDLRSTNGTFVDGRRIEGPTRIGPGHRLRFALDLDVQVVEIDEFGAPR, from the coding sequence GTGGCGACCGTGATCTACCGCTGCCCGGTGGGAGCCCCGGGGGAGTGCCCGCCCTCCGCCAACCGGGGGTACTGCCAGGTGCACATGTTCCAGCAACTGGAGCGCTACGAACCGGTGGAGGACGCCCCGCCGGTCGACGCCCCGCCGACCGATGCTCCGCCGGCCGGGGCTCCGGCTCGTCCCGGCCCCGGGCCGGGCACCGATCCGGAGGCGGTGACCCGGCCGGCGCGCCCGGCCGAGCCGCGGCGTGCTCCCGGCCCGCGACCGCACCAGGGGCAGCAGCAGGGGCGGCAGCCGCGCCCCGCCCGGCCGCCGGTGGTCCGGCTGGCCCTGGTCGTCGCCGGGGTGCTGCTGCCGGTCGCCGCCGAACACCGGCGCGGCGGCGGCGGACTGGCGATCGGCCGCGACGAGCCCGACTGCGCGGCGATCCCCGGCCTGGCCGGCCTCGACCAGCTCTCCCGGCACCACGCCCGGCTGCGCTGGATCGACGGCGCGCTGTACGTGGAGGACCTGCGGTCGACCAACGGCACCTTCGTCGACGGCCGCCGGATCGAGGGACCGACCCGGATCGGACCGGGGCACCGGTTGAGGTTCGCGCTGGACCTGGACGTCCAGGTGGTCGAGATCGACGAGTTCGGCGCGCCCCGGTGA